Proteins from one Juglans microcarpa x Juglans regia isolate MS1-56 chromosome 1S, Jm3101_v1.0, whole genome shotgun sequence genomic window:
- the LOC121246249 gene encoding dentin sialophosphoprotein isoform X3, which yields MMSEEAERKLKARKAIVLDPGNPPSKSQIKEIAAVETNAWRPYKQKKEPAFKKRKVEPPQVGGLHKSAYKSGLSSTTTAKSRQTSPSLLSPPEQSSLPAAPLENANISKSHATIEDPMPSQLISKVKAAPTSEKEIPTKTTNVVRETPGRKRNVGAKPMDLQSMLINLLTENPKGMSLKALEKAIGDTVSNSVKKIEPIIKKIATFQAPGRYFLKPRVELETLKKPLSESGSSPEDNSHQMPTAEDKHGQTRAAEPSFEEKVSPDELEEPVYLGSKLGETTALAKMEVQQHSPDLFGEKMGSDNSEAQAGSSSNSGSDSDSESGSSDSASDSGSHSKSRSRSRSPVGSGSGSSSDSESDASSNSKEGSDEDVDIMTSDDEKEPQCKLQPSEPGFSSSPIPWKSTGGKTVQSGIAEKQDDQGSDAVEIEKDFPNVEHGTEMAVETSPIPDKEGGKWIEETKPFSPDHDDVPEHPNYAISSFTERENAVKDSFKHEQSDSSERTLKGKPKRGSDVKHFKEKSDGAKRLKADVQPSISGVRDAQFSESSHNLSPDRFGGNPYKGPTILATNRAVRDGNPDIVLQKGYNQVFPGRSSSDFQQSGRRSFDQSTRAKAPDTAEKPDDRAESGRKYSERNVQSFSVQKDKLYRDTPNDGYANEKKVSKNFKEGGSGGKQSVPFDSHYRKHGEGGQFLSSLMGSSPRDNITTGVNVSPVVNGKGSILQRELSDLELGELREPWPEETPVKKKLESKNSFKQSDNKPCSSDNWNSDSSKGKPVGKTTSESGKPSPPNLNSGICSNLEGSNKKRNTEDQAEVVPHFNKLADGSNKSRQNEVKASQGFGLESYSESNKKTPVSAPQQHDAKRVLVSHSIKETKKQTSNTMVELTDGRKDSIWAEGNNSDRKRRDSSSDENSCSYSKYEKDEPELKGPIKDFSQYNEYVQDFRDKYDSYSSLNKILESYRNVFHKLEKDLNFAKGRDMERYNDLKLQLMDSYRQCGTRHKRLKKIFNVLHEELKDLKQRIKDFAVSFEKD from the exons ATGATGTCAGAGGAAGCTGAACGCAAGCTTAAAGCACGCAA AGCCATTGTCTTAGACCCTGGGAACCCACCTTCGAAGAGTCAGATAAAGGAAATAGCTGCTGTTGAGA CTAATGCATGGAGGCCttacaaacaaaagaaagagcCTGCATTTAAGAAGCGCAAGGTTGAACCACCCCAAG TTGGTGGCCTCCATAAATCTGCCTACAAATCTGGATTATCCTCGACAACTACAGCAAAGAGCAGACAGACATCTCCATCTCTTCTATCTCCACCAGAGCAATCAAGTCTTCCAGCAGCTCCACTGGAGAATGCAAATATATCTAAGAGTCATGCGACTATCGAAGATCCAATGCCCTCTCAGCTCATCAGTAAAGTGAAAGCTGCTCCTACCTCCGAGAAAGAAATCCCAACCAAGACTACTAATGTAGTACGGGAAACACCAGGACGCAAAAGAAATGTTGGAGCTAAACCAATGGATTTGCAAAGCATGTTGATTAATTTACTCACAGAGAATCCAAAGGGTATGAGCTTAAAG GCCTTGGAGAAAGCTATTGGAGATACAGTTTCCAACTCTGTAAAGAAGATTGAGCCAATTATTAAAAAG ATTGCAACTTTTCAAGCACCAGGAAGATACTTCTTGAAACCCAGGGTGGAGCTGGAAACCCTCAAGAAACCTTTGTCTGAAAGCGGAAG TTCTCCAGAGGATAACAGTCACCAGATGCCTACTGCTGAGGACAAACATGGTCAGACACGTGCTGCAGAACCAAGCTTTGAAGAGAAAGTCTCTCCTGATGAATTGGAAGAACCGGTATACTTGGGCTCTAAACTTGGAGAAACAACTGCATTGGCAAAGATGGAAGTCCAACAACATTCACCTGATCTGTTTGGTGAAAAGATGGGCTCTGATAATAGTGAAGCGCAAGCTGGCAGCTCTAGCAATAGTGGGAGTGATAGTGATAGTGAAAGTGGCAGCAGTGATAGTGCAAGTGACAGTGGAAGCCATAGTAAGagcagaagcagaagcagaagcCCGGTGGGTAGTGGGAGTGGGAGTAGCAGTGACAGTGAAAGTGATGCGTCTTCCAACAGTAAGGAGGGTTCTGACGAGGATGTAGATATAATGACAAGTGATGATGAGAAAGAACCCCAATGTAAATTGCAGCCCTCTGAGCCTGGATTCTCTTCCTCACCCATTCCATGGAAAAGTACTGGTGGCAAGACTGTACAGAGTGGAATTGCTGAGAAGCAAGATGATCAAGGATCTGATGCAGTTGAGATTGAAAAAGACTTCCCCAATGTTGAACATGGAACGGAAATGGCTGTAGAAACTAGCCCGATTCCTGACAAAGAGGGTGGAAAATGGATAGAAGAGACCAAACCATTTTCCCCTGATCATGATGATGTCCCTGAGCACCCGAATTATGCAATAAGTTCATTTACGGAAAGGGAAAATGCAGTCAAGGACAGCTTCAAACATGAGCAGTCTGACAGCTCTGAAAGAACATTGAAAGGGAAACCCAAAAGGGGTTCTGATGTGAAGCACTTCAAAGAGAAATCTGATGGTGCAAAAAGGTTAAAAGCAGATGTCCAACCTTCTATTTCTGGGGTTCGGGATGCTCAATTCTCAGAGAGCTCTCACAATTTATCCCCTGATAGATTCGGTGGAAACCCTTATAAGGGTCCTACCATTCTAGCAACAAATAGAGCTGTTAGGGATGGGAATCCTGATATTGTCTTACAAAAAGGATACAACCAGGTATTTCCTGGAAGATCTAGTTCAGATTTCCAGCAATCTGGTCGAAGGTCCTTTGATCAAAGCACGAGGGCAAAGGCTCCCGATACAGCAGAGAAACCTGATGATCGTGCTGAGAGTGGCCGCAAATACTCTGAAAGGAATGTTCAAAGTTTCTCTGTGCAAAAAGATAAACTTTATAGAGATACGCCAAATGATGGCTATGCCAATGAGAAAAAggtttcaaaaaatttcaaagaagGTGGTTCTGGTGGCAAACAATCAGTGCCATTTGACTCACATTACCGGAAACATGGTGAAGGTGGACAGTTTTTGAGTTCTCTCATGGGATCTTCGCCAAGGGATAATATTACAACAGGAGTGAATGTATCACCCGTGGTTAATGGGAAAGGCAGTATACTTCAGAGAGAGCTTTCAGACTTGGAGTTGGGTGAACTTCGCGAGCCCTGGCCTGAGGAAACACCAGTTAAAAAGAAACTTGAAAGCAAAAACTCTTTTAAACAGTCAGACAATAAACCGTGCTCTTCAGATAACTGGAATTCGGATTCAAGTAAAGGAAAACCTGTTGGAAAGACAACTTCAGAATCAGGAAAGCCATCCCCGCCCAATCTAAATTCTGGGATTTGTAGCAATCTAGAAGGCTCAAATAAAAAGAGGAACACAGAAGATCAGGCTGAAGTTGTGCCACATTTTAACAAATTGGCAGATGGGAGTAATAAATCTAGACAGAATGAAGTAAAAGCTAGCCAAGGGTTTGGTCTGGAAAGCTACAGTGAGAGCAATAAGAAAACACCAGTAAGTGCTCCTCAACAGCATGATGCTAAACGAGTGCTAGTTTCTCACTCCATAAAGgaaaccaaaaaacaaacatCTAATACAATGGTAGAGTTGACTGATGGAAGAAAGGATTCCATTTGGGCTGAGGGAAATAATAGTGATCGTAAGAGGAGGGATTCCTCTTCTGATGAGAATAGTTGTTCTTATTCCAAGTATGAAAAGGATGAGCCAGAGCTGAAGGGACCAATAAAGGATTTTTCTCA GTATAATGAATATGTGCAAGATTTTCGTGATAAGTATGATAGTTATTCTTCCTTGAACAAGATTCTGGAGAGTTACAG GAATGTTTTCCATAAACTGGAAAAAGACCTTAACTTTGCCAAAGGCAGGGATATGGAGAGATATAATGACCTCAAGTTGCAGTTGATGGATTCCTATCGTCAATGTGGAACG AGACATAAAAGGctgaagaaaatatttaacGTGCTTCATGAAGAATTAAAG GACCTCAAGCAAAGGATTAAAGACTTTGCAGTCTCGTTTGAAAAAGATTGA